CAGTTCTTTGCGGGTTTCGAGGTCCAGGATGGTCAGTGCAAGCTGGGCCCCGGCAAAAACGAGTAGCACTCCGAGGATTGCCAGCGGCAGCAGTTGCAAAAGAGCCACACTATGGGGGCCAAAGACCAGGGCCAGCCCCAGGAAGAGGGTGCCGATAATGAGATTCGAGCCGGCCGTGCGCGCGCCGAAGCGGTAGTGGGCCGCGAGGCCTCCGGCGCCGTGGCACATGGGCATGCCGCCAAGGATAAAGGCGGTCAGGTTGGCCAGCCCCATGCTGAAGCAGGCGTTTTTGTTCGTCACCCGCTGGGCCTGTTTTTCGAAATAGTGTTCGGCGAGATCGGTATACGCGAGGCAGGCGTTGCCCAGGGTCATGGGAAGTTGGGGCAGGACCAGGGCCAGCAGGGCGAAGGACAGATCCGCGCCACCGGGCAGACCAAAGGGCAACAGGGAAGGAAGATAAAGCCCGGGATCCACGTCTCCGAGCCCGCTGCCGGCCCCGAAGAGCAGCCCGCAACCGGTACCCAGAACAAGAACGGCCAGACCTCCGGGCCAGCGACGGTTATTGATGAGGAACAGGGTCACTAGGCCGCCCAGGACGCCAAACACTACCCCGATGGGCAGTGGACCGAAGTGCTGGAGCGCAAGTGCGGGTTCGGCGGCCTGTTGCACGTTCTGGAACTGCGTGGTGCCGAGCATGAAGCGGATGCCGCTGGACAGCAGCAAGGTGCCGGTGGAGAGTTGGATGCCGCGGATGACAGACTTAGGGGTGATACGGCGGATGAGATCGATGATCCCGGTCCAGCCGACGAGGAGGAGAATAATGCCGAGCAAGAGCGCTGAGGCCGCGATCTGCTCCGGCGTCAGCGCTGTGGCGATGGCGTAGGCCCCGATAACCTTCATCGGCTGGACCGGCACGGTAACGCCATAGAACAGCCCGGCCAGGATGTAGAAAAGACCGATGCAAAAAAACACACCCAGGGCAGGCAGGCCGTTGATCAGGATCATGGCCATGGCAATGGGCAACAGGGTGCCCAGGTCACCCAGGGAACCGGCGACTTCCATGCGGTTGAATCGCAGCGGCAATGACATACGCGACGCCTCACAATGATTACGAAGGGATGGAGTGCCTTTGGCATAGGCAAAACCAGCGGCGAGCGCAATAGGGCTAGGAAAATTGAGGAATTGAAGAATTGGGGCAGTGGGGAATTCGAGGAGGCGGAGGACGCGAAGAGGACGACTGTGGGCAGGTGACTGAGGACGGCTCCGTCCACATCGAAATCGGGATCGGTATCGAAATCGATGTTTGTGCGGGGCGTTGGAGAGGTTTGAGTCCAGTACCCAGTACCGAAGATGTAACCACAGAGGACACAGAGAGCACAGAGGGGGACCGGCCGGCCAGCGATCCCGTAGGTCGGCTCCGGCGAAGCAGAAGCCGACACAAGCTGAGTTCGCCGATTGGCAATGGGGGAGAGAAATGACGGGCCTAATGGCACCGATGCCAGGGGCCTCTTGTTCTTGATCAGCGAAGATCAGTACAATCAGCGGTGAAAATTGCTTTGCCTTTTCCCGGATTCTTTGTCTCAGCGGCACAAATGAAGATTGGTGACGCAGATCACGCAGAGAGGCGCGGATCAGGAGAAATAAGCGCTACGTGCCGTTTGCCATGAATCTCTGAAGATCGTGCATCGCTTCCTTCCCCTTGGGAAAACAGGAATTGCCCACGGAATGTACGGATGGACACGGAATGAAGAAGCCAGGCGCCGGCGCCTGTGGGTCCGAAGAGGAAGAGGTATCTCACGCCCGCTCCCGGTGGTCGCTCAAGGCGCGAAGCCGCGAAGGAAGACAAGGCGGAGGTGTGGATGCCGTCCCAGCGGCAGAAGACCCGCTGGCCCGGCGGCTGCCCCCTCACTGCCCGTTCGGGCACCGACGCTGCAGCTATTTCCAGGGTTTTGTTCTTTGCTATTTCGAGGATCGGTGGCCTTGGGCCTTGGTTTGCCAGGTTCCTTGCGGAACCAGGAACTCCGATCGTGAATGGGTAATGAACGAGGGCCCCTTTACCGCGGCAACGGTCCGCCGCGGTGAATGGCTTTCGTCCCGCCTGTCGAGCGACCGAAGGGAGCGGGCGGCTAAAAAACTCTTGCAAGATCTATTGGCCGCCCGTTCGCTACCGCTCTCTCGACGTAAAAGGCGGACGGATTTTTGAGCCCCGCGGACCGTTGCGGGGCCCAAGAGCCGTTTGGCCACAAACCTGCGGCTGCCTTTGGCAACAGGCAGTCGAAAGTAGCGATAACTGGGATTCCAGGCTCCCTCCCCCTTGCCAAGGGGGAGGGTCGGGGAGGGGGTGCTGGGTCCGATCGTTGCCGTCCGACGACTGTGCCGCAGCCTTCGCAAGGGGAGGGGAGCAAAGACCAGTGCTGGCGGTCAGATCTGGTGCCCTGGATCAGTGCACAGTGGTATTTGCGCCAAAGTTCTGACCGGTTCCCCACGGAACCAGGAACTCCAATCGTGAACCAAGGGTAAACGAGGGCCCCTTGTCCGGCCAGGTGCTTCTTCCTGGGCGGGCAAAGGCATCTGTCTTACTTCGCGCACCCAATTCTTTCCTCTTCTTCGGGCCTTCGCGACTTGAGGGCGTCCGCGCCCGGGCGTGAGGCATTTCTTGCTCTTCGGACCGCCAGGCGCCGGCCTGGCTCTTCATTCCGTAGTCGCCGCCGTCTTCCGTCCTCTGTCATCGGCCGCTTCGAATTCCTCAATGCCTTCCATGAGAAGGCATGTCAACGTCCGACGTGGCGGACCACCGTATTGCCCTATAGTCCCAAGCAAGTCGCACTTCCATACGCACTCTTCGAGGATCGTTGCCATTTGATCCGGTGTCTCAGTACTATTCGCTTGGTGGAAGCTGCCACCTCAATTGCGGCCTTGTGTGGTTTTGCCGGCAAGCAAAGAGGCCTAGGAATTTGTCGCAGTCTTCCGAATGAGACTTTATTTGGTGCTAGCGGTGGTTGACCACGAGGCCGTTGCTGGGCCCCCTGGAAAATTTATTTCTACGTGGTGAAGCGTTATGCAGCTTCGACGGTGGAATCCTTGTGGCAATAAAATGGGTGATACTCCTCCCCCGTCACCCACAGTCGGTGGAGCAAAACCGCCAGTTTGCGCGCCACAGCTACCACAGCCCGTTTCTTGGCGATCGTGCCCCCTCTCGCGGCAATGCGCTGCCCGAATCGTCGCAGCTCACTATCAGCCCCAAATGGGCCCAGGACGTAGTGAGCGACATTGACCAGCAAGGTGCGCAACTGGGAGTTACCGCATTTCGTGATGCGTAGCTGCTTGTCGGTATCCCCGGATTGGTCCCTTTTGGGAACCAAGCCTAGAAATGGCCCTACATCTCGGCTCTTGGTGAAACGGTCCTTATCTTCGAGCGTCAAAACGAACGCCAAGGCTGTGATCGGCCCAACGCCGGGGACTTGTCGCAACACTTCTGTCTCAGGGTAGTGGGTGCGGCTGAGGTGTGTCACTTCGTGCTCGTATTTTTTTATCCCTTCAGTGAAATTGGCAATTTGTTCTATCAACGGCAGCAGGGCTGCTTTGAGTTCACTGGGGATATGCTCCGGTGCTTTTTTGTGGAAGCTGGCGGCGCTGCATTTCGGCAGGCGTTCCCCGGCGCATTTTACGGTCCCTCGAACGTGGTTGATAAGAGAGGTCCTGCTTTTTACCAGCGCATCACGGGCTTGCAGGATGGCCAGCCTGGCTTGTGCATCTGCGCTTCGGTGCTCAATGGGGCGCAAGAGTTTGGGATCCATCTTGGCCACCCGGGCCAACATCTCAGCGTCGCGAAAGTCTGTTTTGATCGGCTCCTGCCAAATGCAGCGGAGTTTGCGAGGGTTGCCGACGACAACTGCGCAACCAAGCTCTTTGAGCAGGCGGCTGATCCAGGCAGAGTGTGTCCCCGCCTCAATGGCAACAAAGGCTCCTGAGTAGGCAGCAAACCGTTTACGCATCGCAGTCTTGGTATTGGTCACCTTAAAGGTGGTGGCAATGTCCCCGTTCCAGTCCAACACGCATACGACGTTCTGCTTGTCACCGAGATCGACACCGATGGTATGATTTGCTAAATGGCACTTCATGGCTGGGCCTCCTGGTTTGCAGCATATGACTGCGTTGTTTTGGTGAGCATAGCTCTAAGCTATAGCTCGTCAGGTGGTCCAGCCTTCTCATCCTACCTCAATTCTTCAATCCCTCGATTTTCCTAAATACTTCGTGTGCCTTCGCGGACAGCACATTCTTCTGGATTCCGGCCTCCGCCGGAATGACGGAAGACGGCTTTGCGCCTTGAGCGAGTCTGCGAGCGGGGCGGTTCAATTCTTTTGTAAAAGCTATGAGCAGCCCGTTTGCTGGTCGCAATAGACCACGTCGTGCTCAATGCGGTTGCGGCCGTTGGCCTTGGCTGCGTAGAGGGCGTTGTCCGCGGATTTGAGCAAGCCATCAAGGTCCTCGTGTTCCGGCCGGAGTTCGCTCAGACCAAAGCTCACGGTGAAGCCGATGGTCCCGCCGTTGCGGGAGACCTCGCTTGCAGCACACAAGGTGCGCAGGCGTTCGCAGATGTGATCGGCCTGGCTGAGGTCGGTGTCCGGGAAGCAGATGGCGAATTCCTCGCCGCCGTATCGCGCGGCGATATCGTAGGGCCGGACGTCCTCGCGCAGAATGCGGCCGAGATGCTGCAGGACATGGTCGCCAACGTCGTGGCCGTATTTGTCGTTCACGTCTTTGAAATGGTCGATATCCAGCATGGCCAGGGTCAGCCTCTCGTGCGTGCGGCGGGCCCGGCTGAATTCCTTGTGCATCAGGGTGATGAAATGGCGCCGGTTGAACAGGCCGGTCAACTCGTCGGTCCGCGAAAGCCGTTTAAGATGTTCCTGGTACTGTTGTTGGTGGGTGATATCGTTGACCATTGCCATGACGTGGCGGTCCGGAACATAGACGTAGGAGGCCTCGATATATTTCTCTTCGCCAGTGGATACGAGGGTGTAGGACATCTGGCGGCGCAGGTTGGATCGAGACTCGAAGCAGCGGTGGATGTCTTCGATGACCTGGGGGTTCTGGTCGCGGTAGACCTCGGACAACCAGCGTCCCTTCAGGTGCTTGGCTTTGCCCTGAGTCATTTCCACGGCCGCGGTGTTGAAACTCGAGAGCATGAAGTCGTCGTTGCGGCGCTCCCAGGTAAAGATCGGCAACGGGATGCCGCGGTACAGAGCTTCGACGTGCTGTTTGCTCTTGAGGACATGTTCTTCCTGGACCTTGCGCTCGGTAATGTCTTCTGCCGTGCCGACGAAGAGTTTTTTGTGATCGCTTTCAAAGCGGTAGGTCCGGGCGTGGATCCAGCGCACTCCTTTTTCGGGGTGGACGATACGGTATTCCTCGTTGAAGTCGATACGCTCGTTGCGCACAGCCTGAAAGGCCCGCTGCACCCTGGCCAAATCCCGCTCGTCGATCATGCGCATGAAGGCGCGACTGTCGGAATACATATCCTCGGGCGTGATGCCGAAGACTGAGCTGATCGACGGGCTGACATAAATGACCCGGTCCTGGTTCAGGTCGCGTAGCCAAAAGACTTCGTTGATGTTTTCGACCAGAAAGCGCAGGACCTCCTCCTGCTCTTTGGGCGCGGAAATGTCGCGCAGGACCGCGGCGACGTAGGCCGGAGCGGTGGCGTCGGGAAGGGGAAAGTAGCTGACTGCCAGATGCGAAGTGTGCCCAGCGTCCGACGTGACGGGGGATTCGTACTGGACCTGGGCCCCCTGCAAGACCTCTTCAAGCTTTTCCCGGACCAGGAGCTGATAGAAATCCTCGCCCACAATCTCCCGGACGTGCTTGCCGATGATAGTCGCCGGGTCTGTTCTCCGAAGTCGGCAGTAGGCGGCATTGGCGAAGATATAGATGTGTTCGGTGTTGACGATGGCGATGGCGTCTTCGATCTGCTCCAGAAAGACGGGCAGGAGCTCGGAGTGGACGTCGATCAGCTGTGTCATGGGAAAATTCCCGGTTGGGGTGGTTGGGTGAAGGCTGAGTAGAGCTTAGGAAAATTCAGCGGAGGCGGCAAGCGGGGAGGGCGGGCGATGAACAGATGACGGTGGACGGTGGATTGAAGACGGCAGGACGAAAAAAGGGCAACAACGGTCAACATCCAAATCGGTATCGGGGTCGAAATCGCCTGGGGGGGGGCAGGGGGGAATTGTCGGCGATCATGGAGGTCGGCTACGGGGGAGCCGAAGCCGACAGGAGTTGTGTCCGCCGATGGCCGCTGATGGCTGAAGCAGGGAGCAGGACGCTCTCTATCGCTGTCTTCCGTCTTCAGTTCACCGTCTTCACTCTTCGGACCGCCAGGCTCTCTACCCTCCCAGAGCTAGAGGGCTTCCATCTTAACTGGGCCCAAATTTTGTCTAGACAATGGGGGAAACTGTAAACCGATAGCGATTTGGAGGGCCTGTGCTTGGCCCCTTCTACTCGTCCCCCGTCTTCTGCCACCGTCCACTGTTTCCGGCCTTTCTTCTTTCTCACCAGCACGAGGCGTCGACTTCTCGAAACGCCGCCCGGATAAGGTCTTTCCAGGTGACGATTCCGGCAACGCGCCCGGATTCAGTGACTACCGGCAGGCAGGAAATGCGCTTTTCGATTAACAATTCAAAGGCGTCTTTGACCGAGGTCTCGGCCGTGACAGTGACCGGATTGCGAGACATGATCTGGTGGGCGCGTTTGTTCAATATGGCCAGGTCCCGGTTCTGTTCGCAGGGCGTGTCGTAAAACGGACTCAGGTTCTTCAGCAGGTCCCGATCGGAGATGACCCCCTGAAGCATACCGCCATCAACGACCAGCAGATGGTGGAACTCATGTTCTTCGAACAGGGATTTCACGTAGCGGACAAAGTCGTCCATCTGCACTGTGCAGACGCCTTTGGTCATGATATCGATAATGCGCATTGTGGTCCTCCGCGCTTGGGCACTGTTTGTAGGAATGTATCGGATCAACCGCCACTGGTGTTTATTTCCGAAGGGCGTGGCAAGGGAATACCTCCTCCCCCCTTCCGGCTTTTTGGCAGCAAAGGCATGGGCTGGGCAAGAATTTTCGGTTGTTCGAATCTGCAAGGTGTCCTGTTTGACGCCTGGGATCAAGCGCTTTGGCTCGGTATGCCCACACGAAGCGATGCCCGATACGAAAACTGATTAGGAATTCAGTACTTTTGCTTCGCAGGCAAAATCGTGTCTAAAAGCTCGCACAATTTTTTTTGAAAAACGGCCGGTCCGAAAACGGCGTTTTGCAAGAACAGGTGCTTCCCAAAAGGTGGGACGCATCAGGTGGCAACCTTGAAAAGACCGGGGGATGGAATGAAAAATTGGGGATTGGTGTGTTTCGTGGCCATAGTACAGCTCATGATCGGGGTGGGTTCGCTTTGCGCCCAGACGGCTGAGGCTCAAGACAAGCCTGTCGTTGGGGTCATTCTCCCCTTTTCCTCGGCGTTTGAGGATATTGCTGTTGAGCAGCAGCGGGCGGTGGAATTGGCCCTGGCCGAGAGCGGCTCGGCGTTCGAGATCGTCTTCAAGGACGGCGGGGCTGACGTGGACACAGCGGTGCAGGCCTTTCAGGATCTGGTGCGTTCGCAAGAGAACCTGGCGGCGGTTGTCAGCTGCTCGAGCTGGGCTTCAAGCGCGATCCATCCGTTGGCCGCTGAAAAGGACATCTTTCATGTCGCCATCGGCAGCGCGGCCTTGAAGCGAACCGAACCGGGGCACACCATCCGCTTGACTGTGGGTGTCCAGCAGGAACAGGAACAATTGGCCGCCTATTTGACGGACTTTGAACGGATCGCGGTCCTGGCGATGGACAACAATCTTGGCTCCAGCTGGATCCGTATGCTTGAGGACCGTTTTCCAAAGCAGGTTGTGGCCGCGCAGGAGTACAATCCGCAGCAGATGGATATTGCGGCCCAACTCGCGACCATCAAGGCCCGGGACTCTGAGGCCCTGGTGCTTATCAGTGCCGGGGAAGCGGCCACCATCGCCAAACAGGCGCGGCAGGCCGGCATCAAGGCCCAGCTAGTCGGCACACGCCCCATCCAGCGCGCGGAGGTGTTGGCGGCCTCAGCCTTCACGAACGGTCTCGTCTATACCTACCCTTCATACAATCAGGACCATCCCTTTATGAGCGCGTTTACGGATCGCTATGGTCTTGAGCCCGGATTTTTTGGGGTCGAGGCCTATGATCTGTGTACCACCCTGAGCCGGGCCCTGGAGCAGGGACGGCAGACGCCAAAAGCGCTTTTCGAGTGGTATGCCGGAAACACGTTCACCGGCGCCCTGGGAAAAGTGACGTTTGCCAATGATGGGGACGCTTCGTATCCGTATATTTTCAAAAAAGTGACAGAATCCGGCTTCCGGGTAGCCGAGTTCCAGTTCCCCATGCTCTTGACGCAAACGGCCCAGGAACTCAACGCGATTTTCAAGGATATGGACCGAAGTGTGGCCGCCGCTGCCGAACAGCTTTCCACGACAGGCCTGCGGGGAGACCGGGCCTCGGCCATTCTGGAAACACTCTTCAACGAGAATCAGTATGCCTATAATTGCGTAACAGTGGATGCCACGGGCACTATCGTCAATGTGGCGCCCAAGCAATACAGTTCGGTGATCGGCGAGGATATCAGCGGTCAGGAACAGATCATCCGGCTGCACGAGACGCACCAGCCGGTGCTCAGTCAGGCCATCAAAATGGTCGAAGGCTTTGTGGGGATTGACCTGGAACACCCGGTCTTCGATCAGGACGGCGGGTTTATCGGATCGGTCAGCGTGCTCACCCAGCCAGATTTTTTCGGGAGCATCATTTCCCGCAAAGTCCATAATTTTCCGGTGGAGATCTTTGTCCTGCAACGCGATGGGACGACTATCTATGATGTCAATGCCGAGGAGATCGGCAAGAACGCTTTTGCTGACCCAATCTACGATGCGTTCCCATCGCTCAAGCGGATAGCCCGGAAGATGGTCTCTCAGGCCGAGGGCGAGGGGACGTACCGCTTTCAGGACCGACATATGGAACACGCCGTAGCGAAACAGCTCCTCTGGACGAGTATTGGCCTGCACGGAACCAACTACCGCTTGGCACTGACCTATGGGGCTGGGGAGATTGAGGATTGAAGGATTGAGGTATTGAGAAATTCGAAGAGGAAGAGGTATCTCACCTCCGCTCTCGGTGGTCGCTCAAGGCGCGAAGCCGCCTTCCGTCATTCCGGCGGAGGCCGGAATCCAGAAGAATGTGTTGTCCACGAAGTCATGCGAAGGAGCACGAAGGAAGGCATAAGAAAGGGTACAAATTGTCCGTCCAGGGAGAAGAACCTGGCCGAACAAGTGGCCCTCGTTCATTGCCCATTCACGATTGGAGGTTCAGGTTCCGGAGGGAACCTGTAAGAACGCTGCCCGCGGATTGCCGCTCATAAGTGAAGCAGGGATCAGGACGTTCTTCAGCTGTCTTCTTTCCTTGGATCGCCAGGCTTTGTGCTCTGTTTTATGTTGCTATTTTTGTTCCCTGCCCCGTCGCAAACGCAAAAAGGGGTTAAGTCGTTTGACTTAACCCCTTGAAATCTTCTGGTGGAGCTGAGGGGGCTCGAACCCCTGGCCTCCTGAATGCCATTCAGGCGCTCTCCCAGCTGAGCTACAGCCCCGCCGTTGAAGTTCCATTTTTTAGGCAAACTTGGTGCTCCTGTCAATACTTTTTTTCCGCTTCCGGCAGGTTCAAGGACCAGCCCGCGGCAAGGGCGGTACACTCGGGACTGTCTGGAAATCCGCTGAGCCAGTCCCGGGTCTGCTTTTCAATGGCTTCAATAGAGTCGTCGTTCCGGTCGGGATGGTGGTGGGTTAGCCCCACCTGTTGCACTCGGGTCTCCAGACCGAGTCTGGCGGCCTCAAGTGGAGAGGAATGGCCCCAGCCGCGGGCGCCATCAAGCTCTGCGTCGAGGAAGTGGGCGTCGTGGATGAGCAGATCGGCGCTGCTACAGGCCGTGTGCAGGGCGAGGCGCTGTTCCGCAGTCATGGCGGCGAGTTCATTATCTGGGACCACAACGACCCGACGGCCTTGAGCCGAGGTGCAGCACAAACCGGCCGCCTTCCCGGGATGGGCCAGGGGGATGGCTGTGACCGTTAAGCCGGCCAACCGGTCTTCTGGGCCTGGAGCGGGGCAGATTTGGAGACGGGCTGCAACGTTGGCCCAAGTTACTGGAGAAAGTGGAGGATGCAGAAGGGCGTGTAACGCGTTTGACACCTCCTTCGGCGATACAAAAGGGGCAGAGACCCGAATCTCGAAACGCCTGTCGAACAAGGGAGCAAAGAAGGGAAAGCCGCAAACATGGTCCTGGTGCAGATGACTGAGGATCAGATGGATACGGCGGGGGCCGTTTTTCTGCAGCTGTCGGCCAAGGGGATAGATTCCTGTGCCTGCGTCGACGATGAGCAGTTCGTCGTGCCCTGGATGGGATTGCAGAGCGAAGCAGGTGGTTTGTCCCCCGTACCGCACCGTGTCTGGCGCGGACACAGGAAAGGAGCCCCTTGCGCCCCAGCATGTGATTCGCATGGTTTTCTCGTTGTAAGGAAATGGTTGGACGATTTTCAGTCGCTAGACAAGACTGGAACAGGCCAGTACTCTGCGTTTCGAATAGAAGCAGGGTTGTGGCGCCTGTTTGCAGCTCATTGTCCAGGACCTTGCCAGGCTGTCGAAAATCTCCCACTGGCAGATAGCTGTAATACGTTCAATCTGTTACCTGCGGATAAGTGTTCTGCGACCTTGAATTTTCTTGTGCCGTTCCTTGGGGTTTTCGAGAGGTTTGCGTTATACAGATTTTTCAGCAGTCAGTTCGTGTTGTGGCGCCCAAAGCGTAGCCGCAATGTATATAAGAGACAAGCGCTGTTGGTTTCCAGATAGAAAGGAGAGTGTATGCGCTGGAAGCAATTTTTGACCCCGATTCATAGTGTTGACGCGGAAACGGCCCGCAGCTCTCTGCAGGCACCTGGCGTCGACGCGGAGATCATCGACGTCAGGCAGCCCAAGGAGTACGACCAGGGCCATATCCCCGGCGCCAAGCTGATTCCATTGCCCCAGTTGCAGGACCGACTGCAGGAGATCGACGCGGACAAGCCGGTTTATGTCTATTGCGCCGTGGGCGGACGCAGTCGCGTGGCCGCCCAGATGCTCTCTTCACAGGGCTTTGCCGAGGTCATGAACATGAAAGGGGGCTTTAAGGCCTGGAACGGCCATCAGGCAATCGGTGCTGAAGAGCTGGGTTTGGAATTGTTTGACGGACTGGAGAGTTTTGCCGAACTGCTCAAGACGGCCTACGGCATGGAGGCGGGGCTTCGGGAATTTTACACTTCCATCGCCTCGCGGGTCGACGATGGCGACGTGCGCGAGCTGTTCGAAACCCTAGCCCGCATTGAGGAAAAGCATACCCGAAGGGTCTTTCAGGCCTACCTCCAGAAAGTCGACGACCAGGTGGATGAATCCACGTTTTCCGAGCAGATTGTGCCCCAGGCCCTGGAGGGCGGCCAGACCTCGCAAGACTATATCGACCGTTTTGCCCCGGATTGGAACAAGCCGGAGGAAGTCATGGAACTGGCTATGGGGATCGAGGCCCAGGCCATGGATCTGTACACCCGGGCCGCGCAGCGTGAGAGCGGAGATGCTAGAGAGTTTTTGGAGCAGATGGCCCTGGAGGAGAAAGGCCATCTGCAGCAGTTGGGCCAGATGCTGGACCGTATGCTGGGGGCGTGAAGAGAGAGGGCACTTCAGAGAACGGTGGACAGAAGGCAGATGATGGAACGCGGATTCATCGCTATCGAAATCGGGATCGGTATCGAAATCGATTTATGTCCACGAAGGCACGCGAATTTACGCGAAGTGTTTAGGAAAATTGAGAAATTGAAGAATTGAGGCATTGAGGAATTCGAAGCGGCCGATGACAGTGGACGGTGGACAGAGCGGCGGCGACTACGGAAGTCACGGAATGAAGAGCCAGGCCGGCGTCTGGCGGTCCGAAGAGCAAGAGATGCCTCACGCCCGGGCGGGGACGCCCTCAAGTCGCAAAGGCGCGAAGGGCTAGGAAGATTTGTGAATTGAGGTAGGATGAGAAGGCTGGACCACCTGACGAGCTATAGCTTAGAGCTATGCTCACCAAAACAACGCAGTCATATGCTGCAAACCAGGAGGCCCAGCCATGAAGTGCCATTTAGCAAATCATACCATCGGTGTCGATCTCGGTGACAAGCAGAACGTCGTATGCGTGTTGGACTGGAACGGGGACATTGCCACCACCTTTAAGGTGACCAATACCAAGACTGCGATGCGTAAACGGTTTGCTGCCTACTCAGGAGCCTTTGTTGCCATTGAGGCGGGGACACACTCTGCCTGGATCAGCCGCCTGCTCAAAGAGCTTGGTTGCGCAGTTGTCGTCGGCAACCCTCGCAAACTCCGCTGCATTTGGCAGGAGCCGATCAAAACAGACTTTCGCGACGCTGAGATGTTGGCCCGGGTGGCCAAGATGGATCCCAAACTCTTGCGCCCCATTGAGCACCGAAGCGCAGATGCACAAGCCAGGCTGGCCATCCTGCAAGCCCGTGATGCGCTGGTAAAAAGCAGGACCTCTCTTATCAACCACGTTCGAGGGACCGTAAAATGCGCCGGGGAACGCCTGCCGAAATGCAGCGCCGCCAGCTTCCACAAAAAAGCACCGGAGCATATCCCCAGTGAACTCAAAGCAGCCCTGCTGCCGTTGATAGAACAAATTGCCAATTTCACTGAAGGGATAAAAAAATACGAGCACGAAGTGACACACCTCAGCCGCACCCACTACCCTGAGACAGAAGTGTTGCGACAAGTCCCCGGCGTTGGGCCGATCACAGCCTTGGCGTTCGTTTTGACGCTCGAAGATAAGGACCGTTTCACCAAGAGCCGAGATGTAGGGCCATTTCTAGGCTTGGTTCCCAAAAGGGACCAATCCGGGGATACCGACAAGCAGCTACGCATCACGAAATGCGGTAA
The sequence above is drawn from the Desulfohalobium retbaense DSM 5692 genome and encodes:
- a CDS encoding putative sulfate/molybdate transporter codes for the protein MSLPLRFNRMEVAGSLGDLGTLLPIAMAMILINGLPALGVFFCIGLFYILAGLFYGVTVPVQPMKVIGAYAIATALTPEQIAASALLLGIILLLVGWTGIIDLIRRITPKSVIRGIQLSTGTLLLSSGIRFMLGTTQFQNVQQAAEPALALQHFGPLPIGVVFGVLGGLVTLFLINNRRWPGGLAVLVLGTGCGLLFGAGSGLGDVDPGLYLPSLLPFGLPGGADLSFALLALVLPQLPMTLGNACLAYTDLAEHYFEKQAQRVTNKNACFSMGLANLTAFILGGMPMCHGAGGLAAHYRFGARTAGSNLIIGTLFLGLALVFGPHSVALLQLLPLAILGVLLVFAGAQLALTILDLETRKELFVAVLIMGITLAANLAVGFVVGVGVAWVLKSERFGI
- a CDS encoding IS110 family transposase, which translates into the protein MKCHLANHTIGVDLGDKQNVVCVLDWNGDIATTFKVTNTKTAMRKRFAAYSGAFVAIEAGTHSAWISRLLKELGCAVVVGNPRKLRCIWQEPIKTDFRDAEMLARVAKMDPKLLRPIEHRSADAQARLAILQARDALVKSRTSLINHVRGTVKCAGERLPKCSAASFHKKAPEHIPSELKAALLPLIEQIANFTEGIKKYEHEVTHLSRTHYPETEVLRQVPGVGPITALAFVLTLEDKDRFTKSRDVGPFLGLVPKRDQSGDTDKQLRITKCGNSQLRTLLVNVAHYVLGPFGADSELRRFGQRIAARGGTIAKKRAVVAVARKLAVLLHRLWVTGEEYHPFYCHKDSTVEAA
- a CDS encoding GGDEF domain-containing protein; translated protein: MTQLIDVHSELLPVFLEQIEDAIAIVNTEHIYIFANAAYCRLRRTDPATIIGKHVREIVGEDFYQLLVREKLEEVLQGAQVQYESPVTSDAGHTSHLAVSYFPLPDATAPAYVAAVLRDISAPKEQEEVLRFLVENINEVFWLRDLNQDRVIYVSPSISSVFGITPEDMYSDSRAFMRMIDERDLARVQRAFQAVRNERIDFNEEYRIVHPEKGVRWIHARTYRFESDHKKLFVGTAEDITERKVQEEHVLKSKQHVEALYRGIPLPIFTWERRNDDFMLSSFNTAAVEMTQGKAKHLKGRWLSEVYRDQNPQVIEDIHRCFESRSNLRRQMSYTLVSTGEEKYIEASYVYVPDRHVMAMVNDITHQQQYQEHLKRLSRTDELTGLFNRRHFITLMHKEFSRARRTHERLTLAMLDIDHFKDVNDKYGHDVGDHVLQHLGRILREDVRPYDIAARYGGEEFAICFPDTDLSQADHICERLRTLCAASEVSRNGGTIGFTVSFGLSELRPEHEDLDGLLKSADNALYAAKANGRNRIEHDVVYCDQQTGCS
- a CDS encoding CBS domain-containing protein; this encodes MRIIDIMTKGVCTVQMDDFVRYVKSLFEEHEFHHLLVVDGGMLQGVISDRDLLKNLSPFYDTPCEQNRDLAILNKRAHQIMSRNPVTVTAETSVKDAFELLIEKRISCLPVVTESGRVAGIVTWKDLIRAAFREVDASCW
- a CDS encoding ABC transporter substrate-binding protein, whose translation is MAIVQLMIGVGSLCAQTAEAQDKPVVGVILPFSSAFEDIAVEQQRAVELALAESGSAFEIVFKDGGADVDTAVQAFQDLVRSQENLAAVVSCSSWASSAIHPLAAEKDIFHVAIGSAALKRTEPGHTIRLTVGVQQEQEQLAAYLTDFERIAVLAMDNNLGSSWIRMLEDRFPKQVVAAQEYNPQQMDIAAQLATIKARDSEALVLISAGEAATIAKQARQAGIKAQLVGTRPIQRAEVLAASAFTNGLVYTYPSYNQDHPFMSAFTDRYGLEPGFFGVEAYDLCTTLSRALEQGRQTPKALFEWYAGNTFTGALGKVTFANDGDASYPYIFKKVTESGFRVAEFQFPMLLTQTAQELNAIFKDMDRSVAAAAEQLSTTGLRGDRASAILETLFNENQYAYNCVTVDATGTIVNVAPKQYSSVIGEDISGQEQIIRLHETHQPVLSQAIKMVEGFVGIDLEHPVFDQDGGFIGSVSVLTQPDFFGSIISRKVHNFPVEIFVLQRDGTTIYDVNAEEIGKNAFADPIYDAFPSLKRIARKMVSQAEGEGTYRFQDRHMEHAVAKQLLWTSIGLHGTNYRLALTYGAGEIED
- a CDS encoding MBL fold metallo-hydrolase translates to MSAPDTVRYGGQTTCFALQSHPGHDELLIVDAGTGIYPLGRQLQKNGPRRIHLILSHLHQDHVCGFPFFAPLFDRRFEIRVSAPFVSPKEVSNALHALLHPPLSPVTWANVAARLQICPAPGPEDRLAGLTVTAIPLAHPGKAAGLCCTSAQGRRVVVVPDNELAAMTAEQRLALHTACSSADLLIHDAHFLDAELDGARGWGHSSPLEAARLGLETRVQQVGLTHHHPDRNDDSIEAIEKQTRDWLSGFPDSPECTALAAGWSLNLPEAEKKY
- a CDS encoding rhodanese-like domain-containing protein; the encoded protein is MRWKQFLTPIHSVDAETARSSLQAPGVDAEIIDVRQPKEYDQGHIPGAKLIPLPQLQDRLQEIDADKPVYVYCAVGGRSRVAAQMLSSQGFAEVMNMKGGFKAWNGHQAIGAEELGLELFDGLESFAELLKTAYGMEAGLREFYTSIASRVDDGDVRELFETLARIEEKHTRRVFQAYLQKVDDQVDESTFSEQIVPQALEGGQTSQDYIDRFAPDWNKPEEVMELAMGIEAQAMDLYTRAAQRESGDAREFLEQMALEEKGHLQQLGQMLDRMLGA